From Etheostoma spectabile isolate EspeVRDwgs_2016 unplaced genomic scaffold, UIUC_Espe_1.0 scaffold00001862, whole genome shotgun sequence, one genomic window encodes:
- the LOC116675416 gene encoding G2/M phase-specific E3 ubiquitin-protein ligase-like, producing MLFEGQADHLIPSTSQVLVQSDLFKMAGRMIGHSFLHGGPPLTGVSPAILHVLLGGSRETATIVLEDVADIDIRETIQLLEMKTSSELTEDQRAVVNQLALSWHLPVLTKANHVWLLQSLLQHAVLGQTSKQMKQLRQGLQDTMLWPLLEARPDVVSVVFPHQSMAKCSAQGMELPTQQSI from the exons ATGCTTTTTGAGGGCCAAGCTGATCACCTCATCCCTTCCACCTCCCAAGTGCTTGTGCAGAGTGACTTGTTCAAGATGGCAGGGAGGATGATAGGTCACTCCTTTCTTCATGGTGGGCCTCCACTGACGGGTGTCAGCCCAGCAATTCTGCATGTTTTGTTAGGTGGCTCCCGGGAGACAGCAACCATCGTGCTGGAAGATGTGGCAGACATCGATATCCGCGAGACAATACAGCTG CTTGAGATGAAAACAAGCAGTGAGCTGACAGAGGACCAGAGGGCTGTCGTTAACCAGTTGGCGTTATCTTGGCACCTTCCTGTGTTAACAAAAGCCAACCACGTATGGCTTTTACAGAGTCTTCTACAGCATGCG GTGTTGGGGCAAACTTCCAAACAAATGAAACAGCTGAGGCAGGGACTGCAGGACACTATGTTATGGCCACTGTTGGAGGCCAGGCCAGATGTGGTTTCAGTGGTTTTCCCACATCAGTCCATGGCTAAATGCAGTGCTCAG GGCATGGAGCTGCCCACGCAGCAGAGCATCTGA